One window from the genome of Dioscorea cayenensis subsp. rotundata cultivar TDr96_F1 chromosome 3, TDr96_F1_v2_PseudoChromosome.rev07_lg8_w22 25.fasta, whole genome shotgun sequence encodes:
- the LOC120253566 gene encoding serine/threonine-protein kinase STY13-like has translation MIQHRPYNQKVDVYSFGIVLWELITGMLPFQNMTAVQAAFAVVNKGVRPVIPSDCLPVLSEIMSRCWDANPNVRPPFTEVVRMLEHAEMEIMTTVRKARFRCCISQPMTMD, from the coding sequence ATGATCCAGCACAGACCCTATAATCAGAAGGTTGATGTTTACAGTTTTGGCATTGTTCTGTGGGAGCTTATCACAGGTATGCTTCCATTCCAGAACATGACAGCTGTTCAGGCAGCCTTTGCCGTGGTCAACAAAGGGGTTCGGCCAGTCATACCAAGCGATTGCCTCCCTGTGCTCAGTGAGATCATGAGTCGCTGCTGGGATGCGAATCCGAATGTTCGCCCTCCCTTCACTGAGGTTGTCAGGATGCTTGAGCATGCAGAGATGGAGATCATGACTACCGTTCGCAAGGCACGGTTCCGGTGCTGCATTTCTCAACCCATGACCATGGACTGA
- the LOC120283644 gene encoding uncharacterized protein LOC120283644 — protein MADAGGVTEKPMRIFVGGLGAGVTAEDMEKTFSSLGSVAAVQLVRTNGRSFAYMDFHPNSDKSLARLFANYNGCMWKGGKLRVEKAKEHYLARLSREWAEDAKLNTTSSTPLDLNLDKNPNTSNNPQILNQENMQLNIYFPKLRKVKPLPFKGTGKHKYSFQRIEVPPLPIHFCDCEEHSMFPETFSQKHLSRSNSVMHKKELSIMTAVMDKIFKMDGSASDRHTTLDIESNKSVPLDNEYMLEDSDEASPSDPDNLLTNIGLQHQGDDALDQILLEVEDLLEHQESKSSKLYPSKDGITGTNIKSCKKQHTCGTSAPINPLEQKSCVVLEVKVAEVDHVPISLRKKTSKNCMKEVEMPADALPMQSKAEPSENIEPSKGHSWQQKSSWKDLVGEVDSSSFSISHVIPAINLAAQNSPISNGSDLDMSVVRKKGKVHFNNELGVRQRKSLAKLAASTLVEKTENDNKVKESPGEASEAEPGKKGSIRAGTHVNMLDLKFPTVQEGKAADDERMTISPRKRTPQNFVKEVEMPEDTPVQRQTEPSKNMEPSKGHTWLQKSSWKDLIGEVGNSSFSISHVIPGTNSTAQSSPISNGSEFATSTVQKKRKVQYNNEVSTYVEGHKKSLAMQVAPTHVDKTGNSDKAQENPEVAQGEAGKKSNLAPRRIVPKIHVGEVCPFMRNAESEKEWTKAKAVFSGHLKKGGNANGANKNAKGTLRHKA, from the exons ATGGCGGATGCTGGCGGCGTTACAGAGAAGCCGATGAGGATCTTTGTTGGCGGATTGGGTGCGGGAGTGACCGCCGAGGATATGGAGAAGACCTTCTCGTCATTGGGAAGCGTTGCTGCTGTTCAACTGGTTCGAACCAATGGGCGCAGCTTTGCCTACATGGATTTTCATCCCAACTCCGACAAATCCCTCGCCCGGCTATTCGCTAAT TACAATGGATGCATGTGGAAGGGGGGAAAGCTTAGAGTTGAGAAGGCTAAAGAACATTACCTTGCTCGTTTGAGTCGAGAATGGGCAGAAGATGCAAAATTGAATACAACCTCTTCCACCCCTCTTGATCTTAATTTGGATAAGAACCCGAATACATCAAACAATCCTCAGATTTTGAATCAGGAGAACATGCAATTGAATATTTACTTTCCAAAGTTAAGAAAG GTCAAGCCATTACCCTTTAAAGGAACAGGAAAGCACAAGTATAGTTTCCAACGTATTGAGGTTCCTCCCCTCCCGATCCATTTTTGTGATTGTGAGGAGCACAGTATGTTTCCTGAAACTTTTAGTCAAAAGCATTTATCTCGTAGTAACTCTGTGATGCACAAGAAAGAGCTAAGCATCATGACGGCTGTGATGGACAAGATTTTTAAGATGGATGGAAGTGCTTCAGACAGACATACTACATTAGATATAGAATCAAACAAGTCTGTCCCATTAGACAATGAGTATATGTTAGAGGATTCAGATGAAGCTAGCCCGTCCGATCCAGACAACCTTCTTACCAACATTGGTTTGCAACACCAGGGAGATGATGCATTGGACCAAATACTGTTAGAAGTGGAGGATCTACTAGAACATCAG GAATCAAAATCAAGCAAGCTATATCCGTCCAAGGATGGCATCACTGGAACCAATATAAAGTCCTGTAAAAAGCAGCACACTTGTGGTACCAGTGCTCCCATAAATCCATTGGAACAAAAATCCTGTGTAGTGTTGGAAGTAAAAGTTGCTGAAGTTGACCATGTGCCTATTTCTCTGAGGAAGAAAACCTCTAAAAACTGTATGAAAGAAGTGGAGATGCCTGCAGATGCTCTTCCTATGCAAAGTAAGGCTGAACCAAGCGAGAACATAGAACCATCTAAAGGCCATTCTTGGCAACAGAAGAGCTCATGGAAAGATCTTGTCGGAGAGGTGGACAGTAGTTCATTCAGCATATCTCATGTTATTCCCGCCATCAATTTGGCAGCACAAAATTCACCAATTTCTAATGGTTCAGATCTTGACATGTCAGTTGTCCGAAAGAAGGGAAAGGTTCACTTTAACAATGAATTGGGAGTTAGGCAAAGAAAATCCCTGGCAAAGCTTGCTGCATCTACTCTTGTTGAAAAGACAGAAAATGATAATAAAGTTAAAGAGAGTCCTGGAGAAGCATCAGAAGCTGAGCCCGGGAAGAAAGGTTCAATCAGGGCTGGTACTCATGTAAATATGTTGGACCTTAAATTCCCCACAGTGCAGGAAGGAAAAGCTGCCGACGATGAAAGAATGACTATTTCACCCAGGAAGAGAACCCCTCAAAACTTTGTGAAAGAAGTGGAGATGCCTGAAGATACTCCTGTGCAACGGCAGACTGAACCAAGCAAAAACATGGAACCATCGAAAGGCCATACCTGGCTGCAGAAGAGTTCCTGGAAAGATCTCATTGGAGAGGTGGGCAATAGTTCATTCAGCATTTCTCATGTTATTCCAGGCACTAATTCGACTGCACAAAGTTCACCAATTTCCAATGGCTCAGAGTTTGCCACATCAACTGttcaaaagaagagaaaagttCAGTATAACAATGAAGTTTCAACATATGTGGAAGGCCATAAAAAATCCCTGGCAATGCAGGTTGCACCTACTCATGTTGACAAGACAGGAAACAGTGATAAGGCTCAAGAAAATCCAGAAGTGGCACAAGGAGAAGCTGGGAAGAAAAGTAATTTGGCTCCGAGGAGGATTGTACCCAAGATTCATGTTGGTGAGGTTTGCCCATTCATGAGGAATGCTGAATCTGAGAAGGAGTGGACTAAAGCTAAAGCTGTTTTTAGTGGACACCTCAAGAAGGGAGGCAATGCTAATGGTGCTAACAAAAATGCAAAAGGCACACTAAGACACAAAGCATAA
- the LOC120253719 gene encoding glucan endo-1,3-beta-glucosidase 6-like, with amino-acid sequence MGWFFSPVLGVLCWVFLLGCANGIGANWGTQTSHPLPPSQVVQMLRDNGFQKVKLFDAEEATLNALKKTGIQVMVGIPNDMLFTLASNFKAAEKWVSKNVSGFVSDGVDIRYVAVGNEPFLQTYNGSFLQTTFPALQNIQAALIKAGLSKQVKVTVPLNADVYQSPSGKPSDGDFRDDIRQPMLSIVKFLSDNGAPFTVNIYPFISLYSDANFPVDYAFFDGSSSGVVDGNAAYGNMFDANHDTLIWALQKNGFGNVPVIVGEIGWPTDGDMNANLQYAQKFNQGFMNHISSGRGTPMRPGSIDAYLFSLIDEDEKSIQPGNFERHWGIFSYDGLPKYQLNLKTTNTGALVRVRNVKYLDKQWCVLKPSVSLNNPKVADSISYACGNADCTSLGYKTSCGDMDSRGNISYAFNSYYQKSDQEDVACGFDGLATITDMDPSSASCRFKIMIDVDSGTTSIRPLHQFREQSLGFLFVFFCIALLF; translated from the exons ATGGGGTGGTTCTTCTCTCCGGTCTTAGGGGTGCTTTGCTGGGTATTCCTCTTAGGCTGTGCTAATGGGATTGGGGCTAACTGGGGCACGCAAACGAGCCACCCGCTGCCACCTTCCCAAGTAGTTCAGATGCTCAGGGACAACGGTTTCCAGAAGGTGAAGCTCTTTGATGCTGAAGAGGCAACTTTGAATGCTCTGAAGAAGACTGGGATTCAAGTCATGGTGGGCATCCCTAATGACATGCTCTTCACTCTTGCTTCTAACTTCAAGGCTGCTGAGAAGTGGGTTTCAAAGAATGTCTCCGGCTTCGTCAGTGATGGGGTGGATATCAG ATATGTAGCAGTTGGAAATGAACCTTTCCTACAGACTTACAATGGGAGCTTTCTGCAAACCACTTTCCCTGCCCTCCAGAACATACAAGCGGCCCTCATCAAAGCCGGTCTGAGCAAGCAGGTCAAGGTCACTGTTCCCCTAAATGCCGATGTATATCAGTCACCAAGTGGCAAGCCATCGGATGGAGATTTCCGAGATGACATCCGTCAGCCAATGCTTTCTATTGTCAAGTTCCTTAGTGATAATGGGGCACCCTTCACCGTCAACATCTATCCCTTCATCAGCCTCTACTCAGATGCCAATTTTCCTGTGGattatgctttctttgatgGATCTTCTTCAGGCGTGGTAGACGGAAATGCCGCATACGGCAATATGTTTGATGCGAACCATGATACCCTTATATGGGCCCTGCAGAAGAATGGCTTTGGGAATGTCCCTGTAATTGTTGGGGAGATTGGTTGGCCCACGGATGGAGACATGAATGCTAATCTTCAGTATGCTCAAAAATTCAACCAGGGTTTCATGAATCACATTTCCTCTGGGCGGGGAACTCCAATGAGACCAGGATCTATTGATGCTTATCTTTTTAGTTTGATTGACGAGGATGAGAAGAGCATTCAGCCAGGAAACTTTGAGAGACATTGGGGTATATTCTCCTATGATGGTTTGCCCAAGTATCAACTTAACCTCAAGACTACAAACACAGGTGCACTGGTGAGAGTGCGTAATGTGAAGTATCTCGATAAACAGTGGTGTGTGCTGAAGCCTTCGGTAAGCCTGAACAATCCAAAGGTGGCTGATAGCATCAGCTACGCCTGTGGGAATGCAGACTGCACCAGCCTTGGCTACAAGACATCATGTGGTGACATGGATTCACGGGGAAACATTTCGTATGCTTTCAATAGCTACTACCAGAAGAGTGATCAGGAAGATGTTGCCTGTGGATTTGACGGCCTTGCCACCATTACCGACATGGATCCCTCGAGTGCATCTTGCAGGTTTAAGATCATGATTGATGTTGATTCTGGCACAACCTCTATTAGGCCGCTGCACCAATTCAGGGAACAGAGCCttggttttttgtttgtatttttctgCATTGCCTTGTTGTTTTGA
- the LOC120253543 gene encoding uncharacterized protein LOC120253543: protein MLFPFLIRNEHQMFQSTQNLLESGARYSHELPVEKGKAHEDHLNTHIDQKQMSDAITNGSSMEIQVHEPDAKRYQVSPGSQDALSINSQFHSTFVFDPSEQQSELEYKNKTPPIRQPQEPGSNSSQQQSISSVTGSTASSSSATSNVSAECKDDMMTSSESSVLISQATNLMNSVRAKEPSLLDERSLLACIVRAIPAGSGNGIKMSTTLPNRLGKMLAPLHWHDYKKQYGKLDDFVARHPELFVIEGDFIHLREGAQEIISATAAVAKVAAATASFTTFSAQFPSVAVTPVAQSSRLKRTPMNDSKSLTTIQTVESSINLRNSGDSFNTMRGISDGKTLSKTKDPHVSNDSCGRTGPSPIQAAVGNGVNPDRTVVPPLQNKVLSDGRHGVGGRRSVGAGSISRR from the exons ATGCTCTTTCCATTCCTAATTCGAAATGAGCATCAAATGTTCCAATCGACCCAGAATCTTTTAGAATCAGGTGCTCGTTATAGCCATGAGCTTCCTGTTGAAAAGGGGAAAGCTCATGAAGATCATCTTAATACCCATATTGACCAAAAACAGATGTCTGATGCAATAACCAATGGGTCTAGTATGGAAATACAG GTTCATGAGCCAGATGCCAAGCGATATCAAGTTTCCCCAGGATCCCAAGATGCCTTAAGCATAAACTCTCAGTTTCATTCTACATTTGTATTTGACCCATCAGAACAGCAGTCCGAGCTTGAG TATAAGAACAAAACACCTCCAATCAGACAACCACAAGAGCCAGGTTCCAATTCAAGTCAGCAGCAGTCTATTTCAAGTGTGACAGGATCTACTGCTTCAAGCAGCTCAGCAACTTCCAATGTTTCTGCTGAGTGCAAGGATGACATGATGACTTCATCTGAAAGTTCTGTCTTAATTTCACAGGCAACAAATTTAATGAACTCTGTAAGAGCAAAGGAGCCGTCCCTTTTAGATGAAAGATCGCTTTTGGCTTGCATTGTCCGTGCAATTCCTGCTGGATCTGGTAATGGAATCAAGATGAGCACCACT tTACCAAATAGATTAGGGAAAATGCTTGCTCCGCTTCATTGGCATGATTACAAGAAACAGTATGGCAAGCTTGATGATTTTGTAGCGCGTCATCCTGAA TTATTTGTAATTGAAGGGGATTTTATCCATCTTCGTGAAGGAGCTCAAGAAATTATCTCAGCAACCGCTGCTGTTGCAAAGGTTGCTGCTGCTACTGCTTCATTTACAACTTTTTCAGCACAGTTTCCTTCTGTTGCTGTCACTCCTGTTGCACAGAGTAGTCGGCTTAAAAGAACTCCAATGAATGATTCGAAGTCTTTGACTACCATTCAAACTGTGGAAAGTTCTATTAACCTTCGGAATTCAGGTGACAGCTTTAATACTATGAGAGGAATATCTGATGGGAAAACCTTGAGCAAAACAAAAGATCCCCATGTATCTAATGATTCATGTGGAAGAACTGGTCCTTCACCTATACAGGCTGCAGTTGGAAATGGGGTGAATCCTGATAGAACGGTTGTACCTCCTTTACAAAACAAAGTATTGAGCGACGGGAGACATGGTGTTGGAGGGAGAAG GTCCGTGGGAGCTGGGTCGATATCCCGGAGATA
- the LOC120283652 gene encoding vacuolar cation/proton exchanger 3-like — MSPWASDWEMRRSLAPWQFLTGYFLILWYIFSTSVAQMSMEISESRPFSPLHCVQMSVANDISGHELGDESPVSLARKGGLPPANKAHSSSLSDCEQGFSIEYLQARLVKSVKIVMLTTKLNLLLPCGPAAIVVNYLTAYHGWVFLLSLLGIIPLAERLGFATEQLAFFTGPTAGGLLNATFGNATELIISIFALKSGMLRVVQQSLLGSILSNILLVLGCAFFCGGISFHKEQVFNKSAATMNSGLLLIAVMGLLSPAVLHYTHTEAHFGASELALSRFTSSVMLLVYAFYIVFQLKNQKVTSDRADEEESADNDVAEISKWEAVVWLAVIAGWISVLSEYLVRTIEGASLALKIPIAFISVVLLPVVGNAAEHASAITFAMKDKLDISVGVAIGSSTQIAMFGIPFSVVLGWLMGRPMDLNFQLFETAILFITVLVLAFMLQDGSSNYFKGLMLVLCYLIVAASFYVHVDPKPNGDTVPLPSPEA; from the exons ATGAGTCCGTGGGCCTCAGACTGGGAAATGCGCAGAAGTCTTGCTCCATGGCAGTTTTTAACCGGTTACTTTCTCATTCTCTGGTATATATTCTCTACATCAGTTGCCCAAATGTCCATGGAGATTAGCGAGTCGCGGCCTTTTAGCCCTCTGCATTGTGTTCAG ATGAGCGTAGCAAATGATATATCAGGACATGAACTCGGTGATGAAAGCCCTGTGTCCTTAGCTAGAAAGGGAGGACTTCCTCCTGCCAACAAAGCTCACTCCAGTTCTCTGTCTGATTGTGAGCAAGGCTTCAGTATTGAATATCTACAGGCCAGACTAGTCAAGAGCGTAAAGATTGTAATGTTAACAACCAAACTTAATCTCCTGTTGCCTTGTGGCCCTGCTGCAATTGTAGTCAATTATCTGACAGCCTACCAT GGATGGGTATTCTTGCTAAGCTTGCTGGGCATCATACCTCTAGCAGAGCGCTTGGGTTTTGCTACTGA GCAATTAGCATTCTTCACCGGACCTACAG CTGGGGGCCTTCTAAATGCTACATTTGGTAATGCAACAgaattaataatatcaatttttGCACTAAAAAGCGGAATGCTGCGTGTTGTTCAGCAGTCACTTTTAGGGTCCATATTGTCAAACATATTGCTAGTTCTTGGATGTGCATTCTTCTGCGGAGGAATAAGTTTTCATAAAGAGCAAGTTTTTAACAAG TCAGCTGCTACAATGAACTCTGGGTTGCTGCTGATAGCAGTTATGGGCCTCTTGTCTCCTGCTGTTCTCCACTACACCCATACTGAAGCACATTTCGGCGCTTCAGAGCTGGCCCTTTCAAGATTTACTAGTTCTGTTATGCTACTGGTTTATGCCTTCTACATTGTTTTCCAGTTGAAAAATCAGAAAGTCACAAGTGATCGTGCTGATGAG GAAGAAAGTGCTGACAATGATGTTGCTGAGATTTCTAAGTGGGAGGCTGTCGTTTGGCTTGCAGTTATTGCTGGTTGGATTTCAGTCCTTTCCGAGTATCTAGTAAGAACTATAGAG ggTGCTTCACTTGCATTGAAAATACCCATTGCTTTTATCAGTGTTGTTTTACTTCCAGTTGTTGGGAATGCTGCTGAGCATGCAAGTGCTATAACATTTGCCATGAAAGACAAACTT GATATTTCTGTTGGAGTTGCAATCGGGTCTTCTACTCAGATTGCGATGTTTGGG ATACCATTCTCTGTGGTGCTTGGATGGTTGATGGGAAGACCGATGGACCTAAATTTTCAACTTTTTGAGACAGCCATTCTCTTCATTACAGTGTTAGTGCTGGCTTTCATGCTTCAG GATGGTTCTTCAAACTACTTTAAGGGGTTGATGCTCGTCCTTTGCTATCTGATAGTAGCTGCCAGTTTTTATGTCCATGTCGATCCCAAACCTAATG GAGATACAGTCCCTCTCCCCTCCCCTGAAGCCTAG
- the LOC120252672 gene encoding squamosa promoter-binding-like protein 12, with protein sequence MSMDWNLKSPTQWDWENLGLNFGDKECENPRGEQESQWKIEGDRAITNGSVYLSGIGAYSGSAYGSGCSPTGSISASIGSSSMPQTKITEFDYQAVDWSFQKPCMTKEFTRARAIDASPCVVSTACQGEQLIGLKLGKRTYFEDVCTGSNNGSSSSSSSSSSLSSSSLTSVIPAVTLSKKSKVSLHSTQTFYCQVEGCRFDLSTAKEYHRKHRVCESHSKCPKVIVAGQERRFCQQCSRFHELSEFDLKKRSCRRRLSDHNARRRKPPPDLISFNSGRFSPSFFDDQCHMNPIWNKACPTMNSTWDASLDFKLMPTRVSWIKSAKTGTFNEDLQCLSFRLSNSCPSLRNDLDRLLPFKGATAEALIQGPGASDVSPNSDGALDLQRALSLLSNDPRSSSSSEIRSNSLDATAQQAIHQLYQDGEEALIQQAKMQLPFNRHVNGGQYDQLLRASSSSVEAEAALYDSSQIR encoded by the exons ATGTCCATGGATTGGAATTTGAAAAGTCCCACTCAGTGGGACTGGGAAAATCTTGGACTGAATTTTGGTGATAAGGAATGTGAGAACCCTAGAGGTGAACAAGAATCACAGTGGAAGATTGAAGGAGATAGAGCAATTACTAATGGGTCTGTATATTTGTCAGGGATTGGTGCTTATTCTGGCTCTGCATATGGTAGTGGATGTTCACCAACAGGCTCCATCTCTGCCTCTATTGGCTCTTCATCAATGCCACAGACCAAAATAACCGAGTTTGATTATCAGGCAGTTGATTGGTCTTTCCAAAAGCCTTGCATGACCAAAGAATTTACCAGGGCCAGAGCTATTGATGCATCTCCTTGTGTGGTGTCCACAGCTTGCCAAGGTGAGCAGCTGATTGGGCTGAAGCTTGGCAAGAGGACCTACTTTGAAGATGTTTGTACTGGAAGTAACAATGGCagctcctcctcttcttcatcgTCTTCATCATTGTCGTCATCATCCTTGACATCGGTGATTCCAGCTGTGACTTTGAGTAAGAAGTCAAAGGTGTCTTTGCATAGCACACAGACTTTTTACTGCCAGGTTGAAGGTTGTCGCTTTGATCTCAGTACAGCTAAAGAATATCATCGAAAACACAGGGTTTGTGAAAGCCATTCCAAATGTCCCAAGGTCATTGTTGCTGGTCAGGAGCGTCGGTTTTGCCAGCAGTGCAGCAG GTTCCATGAATTGTCTGAGTTTGACCTGAAAAAACGAAGCTGTCGTAGGCGTCTATCTGATCATAATGCTCGCCGTCGCAAGCCACCCCCAGATTTGATTTCGTTCAATTCTGGGAGGTTCTCTCCTTCattttttg ATGATCAATGCCACATGAACCCAATTTGGAACAAAGCTTGTCCCACAATGAATTCAACTTGGGATGCATCATTGGACTTCAAGCTTATGCCTACAAGAGTGTCTTGGATTAAGTCTGCGAAAACTGGAACCTTTAATGAAGATCTGCAATGTCTGAGCTTTAGGCTTTCAAATTCTTGCCCCTCACTCCGTAATGACTTAGACAGACTCTTGCCATTTAAGGGTGCCACTGCTGAAGCCCTCATTCAAG GACCGGGAGCATCAGATGTTTCTCCCAACTCAGATGGAGCACTGGATCTCCAGCGTGCTCTCTCTCTTCTGTCAAATGATCCTCGTAGCTCTTCCTCATCTGAAATTCGTTCAAATTCACTTGATGCCACTGCCCAGCAGGCAATTCATCAACTATACCAAGATGGGGAAGAAGCTCTAATTCAACAAGCAAAAATGCAGTTACCATTCAACAGGCATGTTAATGGTGGTCAGTATGATCAGTTGCTTAGAGCATCGTCATCATCAGTTGAGGCTGAGGCTGCTTTATATGATTCCAGTCAGATACGCTGA